A genomic segment from Luteibacter aegosomatis encodes:
- a CDS encoding sensor histidine kinase: MSPPPRPLPASLLDRGATHVPRTLVAVWIAFCLLMICSSLQDALRNPRIRWWEPVLWEGSSALVGTVWMFLAIRARSRYAVYLDRPAAWFGRYLRWLPLTAVTFIVSVYAIRHGIYALMGRTYAHPGWPFLFAYESVRLSLFVGLWLGVLFGFDSYRQWQDQRHRLLQTQKALTDARLAQLQGQLRPHFLFNALNTISALMHTDVPRADHLVATLGDLLRVSLRTLGNEMTPLAEELRVLELYADIMRERFRHRVTLDWDIDRTLLDKPVPSLLLQPLLENAFKHGLERTVIPVHIQVTLKRTGRMLGLEVSNSGGLPETANRDGVGLRNCRDRLAILYGDDASLAIGQEGDIVVARIAIPLVEATP, encoded by the coding sequence ATGAGTCCGCCGCCCCGCCCCTTGCCAGCCAGCCTCCTAGATCGCGGCGCGACGCACGTACCGAGGACCCTGGTCGCGGTGTGGATCGCCTTCTGCCTGCTGATGATCTGCTCGTCGTTGCAGGACGCGCTGCGCAATCCGCGGATCCGCTGGTGGGAGCCCGTGCTGTGGGAGGGTAGCTCGGCACTGGTCGGCACGGTCTGGATGTTCCTCGCCATCCGGGCGAGGTCTCGCTATGCGGTGTACCTCGACAGGCCAGCCGCCTGGTTCGGTCGATACCTTCGCTGGTTGCCGCTGACCGCGGTGACGTTCATCGTGTCGGTGTACGCGATCCGGCATGGCATCTATGCCCTCATGGGCCGCACCTACGCACATCCAGGCTGGCCGTTCCTCTTCGCGTACGAGAGCGTCAGGCTTTCCCTGTTCGTCGGACTGTGGCTCGGCGTGCTGTTCGGCTTCGATTCGTACCGGCAATGGCAGGACCAGCGGCATCGCCTGCTGCAGACGCAGAAGGCGCTGACCGATGCCCGGCTCGCGCAGCTCCAGGGACAGTTGCGGCCGCACTTTCTCTTCAACGCGCTGAATACCATCTCGGCCCTGATGCACACCGACGTGCCGCGTGCCGACCATCTCGTGGCCACGCTGGGCGATCTGTTGCGCGTCAGCCTCCGCACGCTGGGAAACGAGATGACGCCGCTCGCCGAGGAACTGCGCGTGCTCGAGTTGTATGCGGACATCATGCGCGAGCGGTTCCGCCATCGCGTCACGCTCGACTGGGACATCGACCGGACGCTGCTCGATAAGCCGGTGCCTTCGCTACTGCTGCAACCCTTGCTCGAAAATGCCTTCAAGCACGGCCTGGAACGCACGGTCATTCCCGTGCATATCCAGGTGACCCTGAAACGCACCGGTCGCATGCTGGGGCTCGAAGTCAGCAATTCGGGCGGTTTGCCCGAAACGGCGAACCGGGACGGCGTCGGCCTTCGTAACTGCCGGGACCGGCTGGCCATCCTCTACGGTGACGACGCCTCCCTGGCGATCGGACAGGAAGGCGACATCGTGGTCGCGCGGATCGCCATCCCGCTCGTGGAGGCCACGCCGTGA
- a CDS encoding acyltransferase family protein — protein MSDIETPSERYDFLDWLRVIAIFVLFFFHTGMIFVGWGWHVMNEQTIPALAWPMDIAHRLRMPLLFVIAGAGMRFALRRRSVRHVLRERTLKLLLPLVVGMFLIVPPQIYVERLLDGQWHGGYLGFYVARVLRFQPYPAGDFSWHHLWFIAYLYIYVLLLLPLLPWLMRMASRIAPGRWLLLLGLPLGINETLLKSLFPESHTLVSDWYTFNHYLLLTAYGYVIACLPGAWAWLSEFRRGSLALGMASIVLLIASFQTGWVAHDSVLDHIGANVFTWSCVMAFLGYGYRYLSFSNPLLAWAREASYPIYILHQTVIVLVGYEVIHEPWTPWTKYAVILVLAMVACLALHEGCVRRVPALRLVFGMKRMARRRPSRPVGSATALEDVH, from the coding sequence ATGTCCGACATCGAAACACCTTCGGAACGCTACGATTTTCTCGACTGGCTACGCGTCATCGCGATCTTCGTGCTGTTCTTCTTCCATACCGGCATGATCTTCGTCGGCTGGGGATGGCACGTCATGAACGAGCAGACCATCCCCGCCCTGGCGTGGCCGATGGACATCGCCCATCGCCTGCGCATGCCGCTTCTGTTCGTGATCGCCGGGGCGGGCATGCGGTTCGCGCTGCGGCGGCGCAGCGTGCGGCACGTCCTGCGGGAACGGACGCTGAAACTGCTCCTGCCGCTCGTGGTCGGCATGTTCCTCATCGTGCCGCCGCAAATCTACGTCGAGCGGCTTCTCGACGGTCAATGGCATGGAGGCTACCTGGGCTTCTACGTGGCGCGGGTGCTCCGCTTCCAGCCCTATCCCGCAGGCGATTTCAGCTGGCACCACCTCTGGTTCATCGCATATCTCTATATCTACGTGTTGTTGCTGCTCCCCCTGCTGCCATGGTTGATGCGCATGGCCTCGCGTATCGCGCCCGGGAGGTGGCTCCTGCTGCTGGGACTACCCCTGGGCATCAACGAAACCCTGCTCAAGTCGCTGTTCCCGGAGTCGCACACCCTCGTCAGCGACTGGTACACGTTCAACCACTACCTGCTCCTGACGGCCTATGGTTATGTCATCGCCTGCCTGCCCGGCGCCTGGGCATGGCTCTCGGAGTTTCGCCGCGGGTCGCTGGCGCTGGGCATGGCATCGATCGTGCTGCTGATCGCCTCGTTCCAGACAGGATGGGTGGCCCATGACTCGGTGCTTGACCACATCGGGGCGAACGTCTTCACGTGGTCCTGCGTCATGGCCTTCCTCGGCTACGGCTATCGCTACCTGTCCTTCTCGAATCCCTTGCTCGCCTGGGCAAGGGAAGCCAGTTACCCGATCTACATCCTGCATCAGACGGTGATCGTGCTCGTCGGGTACGAGGTGATCCACGAGCCGTGGACGCCGTGGACGAAATACGCCGTCATCCTCGTCCTCGCCATGGTGGCCTGCCTGGCGCTCCATGAGGGATGCGTGCGGAGGGTTCCGGCCCTACGTCTCGTTTTCGGGATGAAGCGCATGGCGAGGAGGCGGCCGAGCCGACCCGTCGGGAGTGCCACCGCTTTGGAGGATGTCCACTAA
- a CDS encoding TolB family protein encodes MRTHLRSSAIAIALGFIAMTATAGEIVGPGIISTGLQETSVAVTADGKTLYFMRSDVAEKDDTILVSRRNGTAWSTPEVASFSGQWHDSEPTLSPDGKRLYFVSNRPTTPGGEPLTADFAGHRFPGTNLWYVERQANGAWSEPVHVDGAMNDGSQIYNPSIAANGNLYFSSHRPDSGAFYQIYVARRTPTGYAAPERIDLGDAKKNRMDPAIDPEERFLVYAGDEGDSLGRADLYISFRESDGRWGKPVHLPGDVNSDSLENAPSLGRTFGELYLSSNRSDAPRYPKVRDDFASLQRRLTSPSNGSRDLWRFDISQTLKSHGIDH; translated from the coding sequence ATGCGCACACACCTTCGATCGTCGGCCATCGCCATCGCCCTGGGATTCATCGCCATGACCGCGACGGCCGGGGAGATCGTCGGGCCCGGCATCATTTCCACGGGCCTGCAGGAAACTTCCGTCGCCGTTACCGCCGACGGCAAGACGCTCTATTTCATGCGCTCGGACGTCGCCGAGAAGGACGACACCATCCTGGTGTCGCGTCGCAACGGCACGGCGTGGTCCACGCCGGAAGTCGCTTCCTTCTCCGGACAATGGCACGACTCCGAGCCCACGCTCTCACCGGACGGCAAACGGCTCTATTTCGTGTCGAACCGTCCGACGACGCCCGGCGGCGAACCGTTGACGGCGGACTTCGCGGGACATCGATTCCCGGGCACGAACCTCTGGTACGTCGAACGCCAGGCAAACGGCGCGTGGAGCGAGCCGGTCCACGTCGACGGGGCGATGAACGACGGATCGCAGATCTACAACCCGTCGATCGCGGCGAACGGCAACCTCTATTTCTCGTCGCACCGACCGGATTCGGGTGCGTTCTATCAGATCTACGTCGCCCGTCGCACGCCCACCGGCTACGCCGCTCCCGAACGCATCGACCTGGGCGACGCGAAGAAGAACCGCATGGACCCGGCTATCGATCCCGAGGAGCGTTTCCTCGTCTACGCGGGCGACGAGGGCGATTCGCTGGGCCGTGCCGACCTCTACATCAGCTTTCGCGAGAGCGACGGCCGCTGGGGCAAGCCCGTGCATCTCCCCGGCGACGTCAACAGCGACTCGCTGGAGAACGCGCCTTCGCTCGGCCGGACTTTCGGTGAGCTTTACCTTTCCAGCAACCGTTCCGACGCGCCGCGGTACCCGAAGGTTCGCGACGACTTCGCGTCGCTTCAGCGCCGGCTGACCTCACCGTCGAACGGCTCGCGCGACCTGTGGCGGTTCGACATCTCGCAGACGCTGAAGTCTCACGGCATCGATCATTGA
- a CDS encoding LytR/AlgR family response regulator transcription factor — protein MIRVMIADDEAPAREKLERWLAEQADMLLVGTADDGMSAAHCIETDRPDVAFLDVQMPALSGLQVAAQLEAADAPLIVFVTAYDEHAVNAFDLNAVDYLLKPYDQARLLRTLERVRERWQARQPGTQAVATGRSVAPPCERLLVPDGERLQLIDVAAIDWLEADDNYVHVHTATRSYLMRRTLQDLLAQLGEERFARVHRSTAVSLDRIASLSPLFKGDYDIHLRNGRTLRLSRRYRDALFARMGR, from the coding sequence GTGATCCGCGTCATGATCGCCGACGACGAGGCTCCGGCGAGGGAGAAGCTCGAACGCTGGCTCGCCGAACAGGCCGACATGCTCTTGGTCGGCACCGCCGACGACGGCATGTCGGCCGCGCACTGCATCGAGACCGACCGGCCGGACGTAGCCTTCCTCGATGTTCAGATGCCTGCCTTGTCGGGACTTCAGGTGGCGGCACAACTGGAAGCGGCGGACGCACCGCTGATCGTGTTCGTGACCGCCTATGACGAACATGCCGTGAACGCCTTCGACCTGAATGCGGTCGACTACCTGCTCAAGCCGTACGACCAGGCACGGCTCCTTCGCACGCTGGAGCGAGTCCGGGAGCGATGGCAGGCCCGCCAACCGGGCACCCAGGCGGTGGCGACAGGGCGATCCGTCGCGCCACCGTGCGAGCGCCTGCTCGTGCCGGACGGCGAACGCCTGCAACTGATCGACGTGGCCGCCATCGACTGGCTGGAGGCCGACGACAATTACGTCCATGTGCATACGGCCACCCGCAGCTACCTGATGCGCAGGACACTCCAGGACCTGCTCGCGCAACTCGGCGAGGAGCGTTTCGCCCGTGTCCACCGTTCGACCGCCGTCAGCCTGGATCGCATCGCTTCGCTCTCGCCGCTCTTCAAGGGCGACTACGACATCCATCTCCGCAACGGCCGCACGCTCCGCTTGAGCCGACGTTACCGTGACGCCCTGTTCGCCCGCATGGGACGCTGA
- a CDS encoding sensor histidine kinase, whose product MIDPMTWRTWKTRGLLLAFWTALALSYAASAVISSRAEGRATPWGGVLAWMFCNFYLWMLLTPLVAWLGRLGGKDGWRRFLAVHLPAGVLVALFHTVVALSAYWWISGPSPSMKDRTLVDFLRTSAVYETHLAWITYWVFVVALRAVASRNHLRDERLRNSHLETQLVQSQLQTLRVQLQPHFLFNTLNAISALALADPMQARAMISRLSDFLRLTLEERHAQQVPLSRELEFLECYLGIQQVRFRDRLVTHMDIAADTLGAFVPNMILQPLVENALHHGLLDKPERGTLQVMARREGDELRVEIVDDGLGLPPEGTTTGIGLGSTRTRLDMLFGGRATLALSRRDSGGTRVEVRLPYREQPA is encoded by the coding sequence GTGATCGATCCCATGACGTGGCGGACATGGAAAACGCGAGGGCTGCTGCTGGCCTTCTGGACCGCGCTCGCCCTTTCCTACGCGGCGAGCGCGGTGATCTCGTCGCGCGCCGAGGGCCGCGCCACCCCGTGGGGCGGCGTGCTGGCCTGGATGTTCTGCAACTTCTACCTATGGATGTTGCTGACGCCGCTGGTCGCCTGGCTCGGGCGACTGGGTGGCAAGGACGGATGGCGCCGCTTTCTCGCCGTGCACCTTCCCGCCGGCGTACTGGTGGCCCTGTTCCACACGGTGGTGGCCCTGTCGGCCTATTGGTGGATCAGCGGTCCGTCGCCGTCGATGAAAGACCGGACGCTCGTCGATTTCCTGCGGACGAGTGCCGTCTACGAGACGCACCTGGCATGGATCACGTACTGGGTGTTCGTGGTGGCCTTGCGCGCCGTCGCGTCCCGGAACCACCTGCGCGACGAGCGCCTGCGCAATTCCCACCTGGAAACGCAGCTCGTCCAGTCGCAGCTGCAGACGCTCCGCGTGCAGTTGCAGCCGCATTTCCTCTTCAACACCCTCAACGCGATCTCGGCCCTCGCGCTGGCCGATCCGATGCAGGCGCGGGCGATGATCTCGCGATTGAGCGACTTCCTCCGGCTCACCCTCGAGGAGCGACACGCCCAGCAGGTGCCGCTGTCGCGTGAGCTGGAATTCCTCGAATGCTATCTCGGCATCCAGCAGGTGCGTTTCCGGGACAGGCTGGTGACGCACATGGACATCGCCGCGGACACCCTGGGCGCGTTCGTGCCCAACATGATCCTCCAGCCCCTCGTCGAGAATGCCTTGCACCATGGTTTGCTGGACAAGCCCGAGCGAGGCACGCTCCAGGTCATGGCGCGTCGCGAAGGCGACGAGTTGCGCGTGGAGATCGTCGACGACGGCCTGGGCCTGCCGCCGGAAGGCACGACGACCGGCATCGGCCTGGGCAGCACGCGCACGCGCCTGGACATGCTGTTCGGCGGGCGGGCCACGCTGGCCTTGTCGCGGCGCGACTCGGGAGGCACCCGGGTCGAGGTGCGCCTTCCCTATCGGGAGCAGCCCGCATGA
- a CDS encoding DUF1348 family protein gives MDIRPPVPPFTLDSAIEKVRLAEDAWNTRDPERVQLVYTPDTHWRNRAEFVDGREALKALLRRKWDRELDYRLIKELWAFTGNRIAVRFAYEWHDDAGNWFRSHGNENWEFDEQGLMVNRHASINDQPIPESERKFFWPLGRRPDDHPGLSDFGL, from the coding sequence ATGGACATCCGCCCGCCCGTCCCGCCGTTTACCCTCGACTCCGCCATCGAAAAGGTGCGTCTGGCCGAAGACGCCTGGAACACCCGTGATCCCGAGCGCGTGCAACTCGTGTACACCCCCGATACCCACTGGCGAAACCGTGCCGAGTTCGTCGACGGCCGCGAGGCGCTGAAGGCCCTGCTACGCCGCAAGTGGGACAGGGAACTCGATTACCGGCTCATCAAGGAGTTGTGGGCCTTCACCGGCAACCGCATCGCGGTACGGTTCGCCTACGAATGGCACGACGATGCAGGCAACTGGTTCCGCAGCCACGGCAATGAGAACTGGGAATTCGACGAACAGGGCCTGATGGTCAACCGCCACGCGAGCATCAACGACCAGCCGATCCCCGAAAGCGAGCGCAAGTTCTTCTGGCCGCTGGGCCGTCGTCCCGACGACCATCCGGGACTGAGCGACTTCGGCCTGTAG
- a CDS encoding TetR/AcrR family transcriptional regulator, with the protein MNDMAPKPAPTSAARDRILRTAHDLFYAEGVRATGIDRVIADAGVTKATFYRHFPSKNDLVEAFLHFRHERWMTWFDDALARHASEGPMAVVHALREWFTQSTFRGCAFINTVVELGGSVPAFEDISRGHKRDMTDSIRRSLPADASSEANASAIALAVDGAIIRAQYTHDPEAALLPLSRLIQALVSR; encoded by the coding sequence ATGAACGACATGGCCCCCAAGCCCGCGCCGACATCCGCCGCGCGGGATCGCATCCTCAGGACCGCCCACGACCTCTTCTACGCCGAGGGGGTCCGGGCCACCGGCATCGACCGGGTCATCGCCGACGCCGGGGTCACCAAGGCCACGTTCTATCGCCACTTTCCCAGCAAGAACGACTTGGTCGAGGCGTTCCTGCACTTCCGCCACGAACGCTGGATGACGTGGTTCGACGACGCGTTGGCACGCCATGCGAGCGAGGGGCCGATGGCCGTCGTACACGCGCTGCGCGAGTGGTTCACGCAGTCCACGTTCCGCGGCTGCGCCTTCATCAATACGGTGGTGGAGCTCGGGGGAAGCGTCCCCGCCTTCGAAGACATCTCGCGCGGCCATAAACGGGACATGACCGATTCGATTCGTCGATCGCTCCCGGCCGACGCCTCGTCGGAAGCGAACGCCTCGGCAATCGCCCTGGCCGTCGATGGCGCCATCATCCGTGCGCAATACACGCACGATCCGGAGGCGGCGCTGCTGCCGCTGTCCCGGCTCATACAGGCGCTGGTGTCGCGGTGA
- a CDS encoding FAD-binding oxidoreductase — protein sequence MDRRTLLKTALVLPLLPFAARVDAFVTGEGRWLKPGAAGWPTDADWDALNRQVGGRLSIPKNPLLDPATRAEALANIDNQFYVGDQPGLTQTGAYYRAWTSTPSARVLTAESAQDIATAVTWARKHRVRLVIRGGGHSYLGASNAADSLLIWTRRMNTVDMVDGFVPQGARAGTAGVPAAHVGAGAMWIDAYHAVTTTGGRYIQGGGCTTVGCAGFANGGGFGSFSKGFGTGASNLLEAEVVTADGRIRVVNAFQDPELFWALKGGGGGSFGVITRLTFRTHDLPDMIGGISGTLQADGDDAYAALVAQLLRHFRDRLCNPHWGESMEFHGDRRVDLKMLFQGLDEDAAKDAWQPLLDWVAARPAYRWSEPFWAKALPARRFWDIRFYRDHGLHFAVPDDRPGAPAYHMMWAGDKEQVGTYLYAYTSAWLPSRLLQDGNVTTLATAIVDASREQGFALHFNKGLFGASADTLERVRDTAMNPEVLDAFALAIIATGGPSVFEGLPGAHRDDVKAQRGEDATRRAYARLTRVAPGAGAYFSESDYFQKDYRKAYWGANGSRLAAAKRRYDPDGVFVVRNGVA from the coding sequence ATGGACCGCCGCACGCTGCTGAAGACCGCCCTCGTCCTTCCCCTGCTCCCCTTCGCCGCGAGGGTGGATGCTTTCGTCACCGGCGAAGGCCGCTGGCTGAAACCGGGCGCCGCCGGGTGGCCGACGGACGCCGACTGGGATGCTCTGAACCGGCAGGTCGGCGGGCGCCTGTCGATCCCGAAGAACCCGTTGCTGGACCCGGCCACCCGTGCCGAGGCCCTCGCCAACATCGACAACCAGTTCTACGTCGGTGACCAGCCGGGCCTTACCCAGACCGGGGCTTACTACCGCGCATGGACCTCCACGCCGAGCGCCCGGGTGCTGACTGCGGAAAGCGCCCAGGACATCGCCACGGCGGTCACGTGGGCGCGGAAGCACCGGGTACGCCTGGTGATCCGCGGCGGCGGACACAGCTACCTCGGCGCCTCCAACGCGGCGGACTCCCTGCTCATCTGGACCCGACGGATGAACACGGTCGACATGGTCGACGGATTCGTTCCGCAGGGCGCCAGGGCGGGCACCGCCGGAGTGCCGGCGGCCCATGTCGGCGCGGGCGCGATGTGGATCGACGCGTATCACGCGGTCACGACGACCGGCGGTCGCTATATCCAGGGCGGCGGCTGCACCACGGTGGGCTGCGCCGGCTTCGCCAACGGCGGCGGCTTCGGCAGTTTCTCGAAGGGCTTCGGCACCGGCGCGTCCAACCTGCTGGAGGCCGAGGTGGTGACCGCGGACGGCAGGATTCGCGTGGTGAACGCCTTCCAGGATCCGGAGCTGTTCTGGGCCCTGAAGGGCGGCGGCGGTGGCAGCTTCGGCGTCATCACCCGGCTCACCTTCCGCACGCACGACCTGCCCGACATGATCGGCGGCATATCGGGCACCCTGCAGGCCGACGGCGACGACGCGTACGCCGCCCTCGTGGCGCAATTGCTTCGCCACTTCCGCGACCGCCTCTGCAACCCGCACTGGGGCGAGTCGATGGAATTCCACGGCGATCGTCGCGTCGACCTGAAGATGCTGTTCCAGGGTCTCGACGAAGACGCGGCCAAAGACGCGTGGCAGCCGCTGCTCGACTGGGTGGCCGCGCGACCGGCCTATCGGTGGAGCGAGCCGTTCTGGGCGAAGGCGCTGCCTGCGCGCCGTTTCTGGGATATCCGCTTCTATCGCGACCATGGCCTCCACTTCGCGGTACCCGACGACAGGCCGGGCGCCCCGGCGTATCACATGATGTGGGCGGGCGATAAGGAACAGGTGGGCACCTACCTCTACGCCTACACCTCGGCCTGGCTCCCGTCGCGCCTGCTCCAGGACGGCAACGTCACCACCCTGGCCACGGCCATCGTCGACGCCTCGCGGGAGCAGGGCTTTGCCCTGCACTTCAACAAGGGACTGTTCGGTGCATCCGCGGACACCCTGGAACGCGTCCGCGACACCGCGATGAATCCCGAGGTGCTGGACGCCTTCGCCCTGGCCATCATCGCCACCGGCGGGCCTTCGGTGTTCGAAGGCCTGCCCGGCGCTCATCGCGACGACGTGAAGGCACAGCGGGGAGAAGACGCCACGCGGCGGGCCTACGCGCGGCTCACCCGGGTGGCCCCGGGCGCGGGGGCGTATTTCTCGGAGAGCGATTATTTCCAGAAGGATTACCGTAAGGCGTATTGGGGCGCGAACGGCTCGCGCCTCGCGGCGGCCAAGCGGCGCTACGATCCGGACGGCGTCTTCGTCGTACGGAACGGGGTGGCTTGA
- a CDS encoding LytR/AlgR family response regulator transcription factor — protein sequence MSIRALLVDDEMLARLAIRQALASHPDVEVVGECANATEARQAMAALEPDLLFLDIRMPGVDGFYLLDGMANARPPMVVFATADARHALQAFDVNAIDYLLKPIDQGRFDQAMARVRRHRQGLGMAVPVAPPSYLRRISVTCGERVRVIATEDIDWIRADGNYVHIHAAGASHLHREPLSGLLAALDPARFLRIHRGIVVNMERIAEIHPLFRGSAKVVLRDGTHLSLSRRFRASARHALGMS from the coding sequence ATGAGCATCCGCGCGCTGCTCGTCGACGACGAGATGCTGGCCCGGCTGGCGATCCGGCAGGCCCTGGCCTCACACCCCGACGTCGAGGTCGTCGGCGAATGCGCCAACGCGACCGAGGCGAGGCAAGCCATGGCCGCGCTCGAACCGGACCTGCTGTTCCTGGATATCCGCATGCCCGGCGTGGATGGTTTCTACTTGCTGGATGGCATGGCGAACGCGCGTCCGCCGATGGTGGTTTTCGCGACCGCCGACGCGCGGCATGCGTTGCAGGCCTTCGACGTCAATGCGATCGACTATCTCCTGAAGCCCATCGACCAGGGCCGCTTCGACCAGGCCATGGCGCGGGTAAGGCGGCACCGGCAAGGTCTCGGCATGGCCGTGCCTGTCGCCCCGCCCTCCTACCTGCGTCGCATCAGCGTGACGTGCGGCGAACGCGTGCGCGTGATCGCCACGGAGGACATCGACTGGATCCGCGCCGACGGCAATTACGTGCACATCCACGCGGCCGGCGCGTCGCACCTGCATCGCGAGCCGCTGAGCGGTCTGCTCGCCGCGCTGGATCCCGCCCGGTTCCTGCGCATCCATCGCGGCATCGTCGTCAACATGGAGCGCATCGCCGAGATACATCCGCTCTTCCGGGGTAGCGCCAAGGTCGTCCTGCGCGATGGCACCCACCTCAGCCTGAGCCGCCGGTTCCGTGCGAGCGCGCGCCATGCGCTCGGCATGAGCTGA